GTGGAAAAATTGGATTATCCAAAGAAATATTACATGGTAAAAAATCATTGATATATCATGATGAAAAAGATATGTTTCAAAATATACCTAATCCTTTTTTTGCTGCTAGATATCATTCCTTAGTTGGAATTAATATTCCAAATGATTTAAAAATAAATGCTCATCATTCAAGTTTACCTATGGCAATAAAAAATATTCAAGATGTTATATGCGGTTTTCAATTCCATCCAGAATCTATTCTAACTGTAGAAGGAACAAAAATTTTAGACCAAACTTTAGACTGGATAAAAAAAATAAAAAGAAAAAAAATAAAAAAATCAAAAAATTAACAATTTATATTTTAAAAATTTTTATTTTTTTTATTCTTTATTTTTTTTATTTTTTCTTGCTTATTTTTATTTTTTTATCCCTGTTTTTAACGTACAGGGATAAAATAAAGTTGTGATTTTTTTAAGTCTGAAATAAGAGAAATATAAGTCTGAAATAAGAGAAATATAAGTCTGAAATAAGAGAAATATAAGTCTGAAATAAGAGAAATATAAG
This is a stretch of genomic DNA from Buchnera aphidicola (Kurisakia onigurumii). It encodes these proteins:
- a CDS encoding aminodeoxychorismate/anthranilate synthase component II, coding for MTNIIVLDNFDSFIYNLVDHLRYKNHQVNIYRNDIKPNIIIEHLLHLKNSILILSPGPGTPKNSGYMMNILKEIKGKIPVIGICLGFQAIIELYGGKIGLSKEILHGKKSLIYHDEKDMFQNIPNPFFAARYHSLVGINIPNDLKINAHHSSLPMAIKNIQDVICGFQFHPESILTVEGTKILDQTLDWIKKIKRKKIKKSKN